The sequence AGTTGGGTGATTGAAGTGGTCCCTCCCGCAAAAGAAGAGAAAGCAATCGGCAACAGGGAGCCAAGGTCGGTATTACGCATCGGTCCTCGCACCGACACGCCGGAATAAATATTCCTTCGCGAAGAAAAAATCGCGCGCGTCCGCAGAGCGCTAAACAAATTTACTCCAGAGGAACAAGAACTCCTTCTGGAAGTTGCCATGTTGTATTATGAGTTGCGGCGCAAAACGCTTCCAGTCGGCGTTCACACCCTTTGGCTAATTTTAGAGATCAAAGACGAATTAGACACACTGGATATCATCACTCGCCGATTAGAAGTCCCACGAGAATGGATCATCCGAAGTTTTGGAAAATTGAGAGCAAGTTTGAGAGATTAAAAATCTACGTTAAATCACCCAAGCCGAATTTTTTCGGATTTTCGAGAACAACTTTCACATATTTGAGAAATTGTTCGATATCATTTCTGTGGTTTGCGATGATGTCATGCAATCGTTCAGGTTTAATGTCTGAATAATTGTGAACCAAAATATTACGCATCCCCGCCATAGGCATCAAAGCCTTTTGGGCAAACTCTTTGGGCACAATACCTGTTTCTCCCAGTTTCAAGGCGATTTCCTTGTATTCCGTTGCGCGTCCTCCGGGAATCCTCGAAAGAATGTGGGTTGCAATATGAAAAACTCCTTCGAGAGCCAATCGCAGATGATGTTGAGCCAAATCAAAGGGATCTCCCTTGGAAAATTCTTTCAGGGGAAGTTTTGCAAGCCCCTCCAGCTTTTCCAAATTTTTCCGGATGCCGTCAATGCGTGGAAGAATTGCCTCGCGTGCCAATGGTGGTGTCATATGTTTTGAAGAATTTCCCGATCCTGTTTTTCCAATAAAGGTCGATAATCACAATATAAAAGAGTTGTTCTAATTTCAAAATCAAGTCTGGCGTTGGGGTCTTTCTCATAAAGAATTTTTCCGTAACGAATAATATGAAAGCACATTTCCAAATTGGTATCCCTCAAAAATACAATATCCAACACATCGTTTTTGAGAGTTCTGGGTGATACCTCGGAAAAAAGATCGTAAAGTTCAAAATAAACGGGATCTCCCTTCGAATGGCCTTTGTCCTTTAACAAAACGGCATAATCATAATCGGAAAGAGGTCCTTCCCGACCTTGCGCCCTTGAGCCGAAAAGATAAACGGCTTGCGCCTTCATTTTGTCCAAAATTTTTGTCTGCTTTGAATTGAATATGGGCAATTTCACAAAATGACCCTACCATGAATACATGAAGTTCGCAAACCGGATGTTATTTAAAAAGTCACCCTGCCCACTGATGGGATGTCTTCTTTTAAAAATCTTTTGACGATGGTTTCGAAACGATCGGACAAATCGGTGACATAAATCTGATGTTTCTTTTTTTGGTGACTCTCTTCCAACGGAGCTAACAGATTTTTTTCCTTCAAAAGATTTTTCAAGGAAAGGGCGACCGCTTCCGCCGAATCAATTAAGACTACCTTGGAACCCAAAACTTTTCCGATCACATTTTTGAGCAAAGGATAATGCGTGCAACCCAAAACAACGGTGTCCACATTGTCTTGAGCCAATTCAGAAAGATAGTGTTTCGCCACGGCGTGCGTTACCTCATTTTCCAGCCAGTCTTCCTCCACCAGAGGAACAAACAACGGGCAGGCAATGCTGACCGTTTTTGTCGCCGCATCCCGCTTCTTTAATTGCTTCGCGTAAACATCGCTGGCAATGGTGGCCCTTGTCCCAATCACGCCGATCTTTTTGCTTTGACTGGCGCTTAAAGCCGCCTCCACTCCCGGTTCAATCACACCCAAAAGCGGAAAATGAAATTTGTGTTGGAGATAGGGGAAAACATGGGCGCTAGCGGTATTGCAGGCAATGACGATTACCTTCACACCTTTTTCCGCCAAAAAACTGGTGCACTCTTCGGTATATTTCAAAATGGTGTCGGCACAACGGTTGCCATACGGAACGCGGGCGGTGTCACCAAAATAAATAAGGGATTCGTTGGGCAACAATTTTTTGATTGCCGCCATCACGGTCAAACCACCGACCCCTGAATCAAATATGCCAATAGGCTTGGAAGACATGCGCTTTCCTTATTATGTTCCATGGTCGCTTGTCCATAGTCGTTTTAATTGACAATCGTCTCATTATAATTATGATGCCCTCCACAAAAAGGAGTCTATTTATATGTTAGCCACATTTTCAGGACTTTTAGCGCAAACGGCACCAATTGAACAAACAACCACCGAATCTCGCCATGTTTTGCATCTGATTTGGAACGCCGACCCCATGGTGCAATTAACGATATATATCCTGCTTGCTTTTTCAGTCGTCAGTTGGGCCATTATCATTGCAAAATACCGCCAACTCAAACAATCAAAAGCGCGCTCCCTCCAATTTTTTCAACTCTTCTGGGACAGCAAAAATTTAAATGACATCAGTGCCAAACGGGGAAGCCGCAAAGGTCCTGCCTACGAAATTTTTGAAGCGGCCCAGGAATCTGCGGTAAATAACCGGACAGTCGCCAGAAAAGAGGCACTGGAAAGAGATATCCGAAGAGCTTACTCAGATGAAATCGAACAACTAGAATATGGAGTTCCCTTTTTGGCCACCACCGCTTCGGCTTCCCCCTTTATCGGACTTTTTGGAACGGTTTGGGGAATTCTAAATGCGTTTTGGAAAATTGGGCAAACCGGAGCATCCAGTCTTTCCATTGTGGGGCCTCATATTGCCGAAGCCCTTATTGCAACAGCCATCGGGTTGGCCGCCGCCATTCCGGCCGTTATTTTTTACAACATGTTTGTCAATCAAATCCGGCGCAACGGCAAAGATCTTCACGACTTTACAGAAGTGTTGATCGACCGTGTTGAACAAGAAAACTACGGAGCCCGCGCATGAAATTGAACAGTAGTAATGCACACAACGACTCGTTGGCGGAAATCAACATCACCCCTTTTGTGGATGTGGTGTTGGTGCTTCTGATTATTTTCATGATCACTGCTCCCCTTTTGCAACAGGGGATGCCCGTGCAACTGCCCAAAGCGGCCGCTCCGGAAATTCACCGCACTCCGCAAGATTTGGTAATGACGGTAGATAATTCGGGTCATCTTTTTCTTGGAGATTCAAGAGCGCCTGTCACCATGGAAGATCTTCCGGTAAAGTTGGCGGCCATTTATCAAACAAAAGAACAAAAAGATTTGCTGATCAAAGCCGATCAAAGCCTTCTATATGGCAAAGTCATTGAGGTGATGGCGGCCGCTCAAAAATCAGGCGTCGATCGGATTGGACTTATTACTCAATCGGAAAAATGACGTGGACAAGCGTCAACTCATCATTGCAAAACAGCTTCCTCTCAAAAAACCGATTCTTTATTCGTTAATCGTCCATGTCCTTTTCTTTGTATTTCTTTTTTCCGTCCCCAAAATTTCCTTAATGAAACCAAAAATGAAGGTGGTTTGGGTTGAATTGCCAAAAGGGTCTTCCGAAAATCTTGAAATCAAGATGAAGGAAGCGGAAAATCTTCCCAAAACAACGATTCAGGAACAAAAGCAGGCGGCACAAGAAGAGGCAAAAGAGAAGGAGATGGTAAAACCGCAGGAAAAACCTCTTGAACAACCCAAACCGGAAATGAAAAAACCGGCTTTAAGACCGATACAACCTGAAAAAATTGCGAAACCCAAACCAAAACCAAACGCGGTCCAACGCGCACTGGCCGCTCTGGATAAAAAAGCAAAATCGGCTCCTCCCGAAGCGGCGCAGGTCAAAGATAAAGGTGAAGGTTTCAAATACGGAACCGGCACACAGCCGTTGCGCGTTTCTCCGCTGGATCCCGAATACGTTATTTATCAGGCAAAACTCAAAGCAAAAATTATGCAGGAGTGGATTTTGCCGATGACTTATTTGGAAGGCCCCGCAAAACCAAAAGCCGCCCTTATTGTGCAAATCAATAATCAGGGTGAAATTATTACAACGGATTGGGACACCAAATCGAACAACCCTTCGTTTGATTCCTCCTGTCTGCGCGCCGTCCAAAGAGCCTCGCCCTTGCCCGTCCCACCGCCGCGGCTTGAATGGGAAGCCTACAACGAAGGCTTTCAGGTTGAATTCGATCCGTCCCTCAAGATGCAATAAATTTTTAAGTGAGCAAAGCGAACGTGAGGGGGGTCAAGGCAGGCAAACTTGGTCCAGTGGACCAAGGAAAACTGTCGCGACAGTATTTAAAAATTTGCCGGTGGAGGGGGCGACGCAAGCCCCTACAAATAGAGTACTTGCAAGTTTGAATTTCAGACATTAAAGTGCCGGCCACTATGACTATGAAACGAATTTTATTTTTTCTTTTTGTCGCTTTAGCATCAACAACCGTTCAGGCGCGCATTTACGTTCCCATCGATCAACCCTCCGATAAAAAACTTCCCATTGCTATCACCGATCTGATTAAAATTAGCGGCAAGGGGGACAAAAAACTGCAACGTGAAATTTCTGGCGTCATTCAACACGATCTGGAAATTTCTTCCTACTTTCAATTTATTCCTCCCGCCGCTTTTCTGGAATCCAAAGATTCAACGGCCATCACCGCGGAAACAATCAATTTTGATTTGTGGACTGCCATTGAGGCACAGGCCCTCATCAAAGGCGGCGTCGAAAAAAGAGGGGGAAGTGTCACGGTTCAACTGA comes from Deltaproteobacteria bacterium and encodes:
- a CDS encoding DUF86 domain-containing protein, encoding MTPPLAREAILPRIDGIRKNLEKLEGLAKLPLKEFSKGDPFDLAQHHLRLALEGVFHIATHILSRIPGGRATEYKEIALKLGETGIVPKEFAQKALMPMAGMRNILVHNYSDIKPERLHDIIANHRNDIEQFLKYVKVVLENPKKFGLGDLT
- a CDS encoding nucleotidyltransferase domain-containing protein — encoded protein: MKLPIFNSKQTKILDKMKAQAVYLFGSRAQGREGPLSDYDYAVLLKDKGHSKGDPVYFELYDLFSEVSPRTLKNDVLDIVFLRDTNLEMCFHIIRYGKILYEKDPNARLDFEIRTTLLYCDYRPLLEKQDREILQNI
- a CDS encoding glutamate racemase yields the protein MSSKPIGIFDSGVGGLTVMAAIKKLLPNESLIYFGDTARVPYGNRCADTILKYTEECTSFLAEKGVKVIVIACNTASAHVFPYLQHKFHFPLLGVIEPGVEAALSASQSKKIGVIGTRATIASDVYAKQLKKRDAATKTVSIACPLFVPLVEEDWLENEVTHAVAKHYLSELAQDNVDTVVLGCTHYPLLKNVIGKVLGSKVVLIDSAEAVALSLKNLLKEKNLLAPLEESHQKKKHQIYVTDLSDRFETIVKRFLKEDIPSVGRVTF
- a CDS encoding MotA/TolQ/ExbB proton channel family protein, encoding MLATFSGLLAQTAPIEQTTTESRHVLHLIWNADPMVQLTIYILLAFSVVSWAIIIAKYRQLKQSKARSLQFFQLFWDSKNLNDISAKRGSRKGPAYEIFEAAQESAVNNRTVARKEALERDIRRAYSDEIEQLEYGVPFLATTASASPFIGLFGTVWGILNAFWKIGQTGASSLSIVGPHIAEALIATAIGLAAAIPAVIFYNMFVNQIRRNGKDLHDFTEVLIDRVEQENYGARA
- a CDS encoding biopolymer transporter ExbD gives rise to the protein MKLNSSNAHNDSLAEINITPFVDVVLVLLIIFMITAPLLQQGMPVQLPKAAAPEIHRTPQDLVMTVDNSGHLFLGDSRAPVTMEDLPVKLAAIYQTKEQKDLLIKADQSLLYGKVIEVMAAAQKSGVDRIGLITQSEK
- a CDS encoding cell envelope integrity protein TolA, translated to MDKRQLIIAKQLPLKKPILYSLIVHVLFFVFLFSVPKISLMKPKMKVVWVELPKGSSENLEIKMKEAENLPKTTIQEQKQAAQEEAKEKEMVKPQEKPLEQPKPEMKKPALRPIQPEKIAKPKPKPNAVQRALAALDKKAKSAPPEAAQVKDKGEGFKYGTGTQPLRVSPLDPEYVIYQAKLKAKIMQEWILPMTYLEGPAKPKAALIVQINNQGEIITTDWDTKSNNPSFDSSCLRAVQRASPLPVPPPRLEWEAYNEGFQVEFDPSLKMQ